In Desulfuromonas sp. KJ2020, a single window of DNA contains:
- a CDS encoding type IV pilus twitching motility protein PilT, translated as MTSEQQPRPGTPSMHQLLKAMVDQGGSDLHITTGSAPQCRIDGHMTPMKLPPMQPAETKQLCYSILTDSQKRKFEEENELDFSFGVKGLARFRGNIFLQRGALAGVFRQIPYKILSFDELGLPPVVRAIAHKPRGLVLVTGPTGSGKSTTLASIIDAINSERHEHIITVEDPIEYIHPHKKCVVNQREVGSDTQSFKKALKYILRQDPDVVLLGELRDLETIEAALTIAETGHLCFATLHTNNCVQSINRIVDVFPTNQQAQVRTQLSFVLEGVLSQILLPKMSGKGRALALEVMVPNMAIRALIRDDKIHQIYSQMQMGQDKFGMQTMNQSLFMLYHKKQISMETALTRSSEPEELKQMIANPASVLKRQVPTAPGRG; from the coding sequence ATGACGAGTGAACAGCAACCTCGCCCTGGAACTCCCAGCATGCACCAGTTGCTCAAGGCCATGGTCGATCAGGGCGGCTCTGATCTGCATATCACCACCGGCAGCGCGCCCCAGTGCCGTATTGACGGGCACATGACCCCCATGAAGCTGCCCCCTATGCAACCGGCCGAAACCAAACAGCTCTGCTACAGCATCCTGACCGACTCGCAGAAACGCAAGTTCGAGGAAGAAAACGAGCTGGATTTTTCCTTTGGTGTCAAGGGGCTCGCCCGCTTCAGGGGGAACATCTTTCTGCAGAGAGGGGCTCTGGCTGGCGTTTTTCGGCAAATTCCCTACAAGATCCTGTCCTTTGATGAACTGGGTCTGCCACCCGTCGTTCGTGCCATTGCCCATAAACCGCGCGGGCTGGTGCTGGTTACCGGGCCTACGGGCAGCGGCAAGTCGACAACTTTGGCGTCTATCATCGATGCCATCAACAGCGAACGCCACGAACATATCATTACCGTTGAAGACCCGATTGAATACATCCATCCCCACAAGAAGTGTGTAGTTAATCAGCGAGAGGTTGGTTCCGACACCCAGTCTTTTAAAAAAGCTCTCAAGTATATTCTGCGCCAGGACCCCGATGTCGTGCTGCTGGGTGAGCTGCGTGACCTGGAAACTATCGAGGCGGCCCTGACCATCGCTGAAACGGGTCACCTCTGTTTTGCCACTCTGCACACCAATAACTGTGTACAGTCCATCAACCGTATCGTCGACGTTTTTCCCACCAACCAGCAGGCGCAGGTACGCACTCAGCTATCCTTCGTCCTCGAAGGGGTCTTGTCGCAGATTCTGTTACCCAAAATGTCGGGGAAAGGCAGGGCGCTGGCCTTGGAAGTCATGGTGCCCAATATGGCCATACGTGCCCTTATCCGCGATGACAAAATTCACCAGATCTACTCGCAGATGCAGATGGGCCAGGACAAGTTCGGCATGCAGACGATGAATCAATCGCTGTTCATGCTCTATCACAAAAAGCAGATTTCCATGGAAACGGCCCTGACGCGTTCTTCCGAGCCGGAAGAACTCAAACAGATGATTGCCAACCCGGCCTCTGTGCTCAAGCGGCAGGTGCCTACAGCGCCTGGGCGCGGATAA
- a CDS encoding type II secretion system F family protein, whose amino-acid sequence MAKFSWEGKTRTGQVQKGEMEAPNEAAVTATLRRQGITPSNIKARGKGLDMELKIPGFEPKISTKDLVVFTRQFSTMIDAGLPLVQCLDILSRQQDNSTFKKILLQVKEDVESGSTFAEALKKHPKAFDELYVNLVAAGEVGGILDTILNRLAAYIEKALKLKKQVKSAMTYPTTIIGIAVVVIAVILIFVIPAFEKMFADFGGSLPGPTQVVINLSNFIQDYILVIIAAIVIFIWGFKRIYKTQAGRKKIDDWALKLPIMGILIRKVAVAKFTRTLGTMMTSGVPILDGLDIVAKTAGNKTVENAIYKVRQSISEGKTIAEPLEKSGVFPPMVCQMIAVGEQSGAVDTMLNKIADFYDDEVDDAVANLTAMMEPLLMLFLGTTVGGLVIAMYLPIFKLAGTVGG is encoded by the coding sequence ATGGCCAAATTCTCTTGGGAAGGAAAAACCCGTACCGGCCAGGTACAAAAAGGGGAAATGGAGGCGCCGAACGAGGCGGCTGTCACGGCCACCTTGCGCCGTCAGGGGATTACACCTTCCAACATCAAGGCACGTGGCAAGGGCCTCGATATGGAGCTGAAAATCCCGGGGTTCGAACCCAAAATCTCCACCAAGGACCTGGTCGTTTTCACCCGCCAGTTTTCGACCATGATCGACGCCGGCCTGCCCTTGGTGCAGTGTCTTGATATTTTAAGCCGGCAGCAGGACAACAGCACCTTTAAGAAAATTCTGCTTCAGGTCAAAGAAGATGTCGAGTCGGGCTCGACCTTTGCCGAAGCCCTGAAAAAGCATCCCAAGGCCTTCGATGAGCTGTATGTCAATCTGGTGGCAGCCGGCGAGGTCGGCGGTATTCTCGATACCATTCTCAACCGTTTGGCTGCTTATATTGAAAAAGCGCTCAAACTGAAAAAACAGGTCAAGAGCGCCATGACCTACCCGACCACTATTATCGGTATTGCCGTGGTGGTCATCGCTGTTATTCTGATCTTCGTTATTCCCGCTTTTGAAAAGATGTTCGCTGATTTTGGCGGGTCCCTACCTGGCCCCACCCAGGTGGTTATCAACCTCAGTAATTTTATTCAGGATTATATTCTGGTCATTATTGCTGCCATTGTGATTTTTATCTGGGGGTTTAAGCGGATATATAAGACACAAGCTGGGCGCAAAAAGATTGATGACTGGGCCCTCAAGCTGCCGATCATGGGCATTCTTATCCGTAAGGTCGCCGTTGCCAAGTTTACCCGTACCCTTGGTACCATGATGACCAGCGGGGTGCCGATCCTTGACGGACTCGATATCGTTGCCAAGACCGCCGGCAACAAAACGGTAGAAAACGCCATCTACAAAGTGCGGCAGAGCATCAGCGAGGGCAAGACCATTGCCGAGCCTCTGGAGAAGTCGGGCGTCTTTCCACCCATGGTCTGTCAGATGATCGCCGTCGGTGAACAGTCCGGCGCCGTCGATACCATGCTCAACAAGATTGCTGATTTTTACGATGACGAGGTCGATGACGCTGTCGCCAACCTGACGGCCATGATGGAGCCGCTGCTCATGCTCTTTCTCGGCACCACTGTCGGCGGCCTGGTTATCGCCATGTACCTGCCTATCTTCAAGCTTGCCGGCACGGTCGGAGGTTAG